In the genome of Entelurus aequoreus isolate RoL-2023_Sb linkage group LG15, RoL_Eaeq_v1.1, whole genome shotgun sequence, one region contains:
- the LOC133630434 gene encoding E3 SUMO-protein ligase ZBED1-like, translating to MGKEDNQIHRLFHCKRPATIQHCGERRLQVHDQNAQPHSPEGSEAWYCVTGAVGRIRRITGYFHRSAIAREALKASQTEKGITDHKLITDVTTRWNSAHDMVERFLEQLPAICAALVFPGVRKNNTADTSTLSDAEIKYAEDIAMTLRPLKDATKIMSEDSSPTLSVIAPLNAQLLHDTEGDLADPPLVRDIKRAVHDDLATRYSSEKTQNLLHIASALDPRFKALPFLAGDEQLDNIHARLITESAALEDQVRPGEADSSPVEPESGQEEGPAPKRRTTSVAMVNLLGKTFTEVRVAPKSASTRAEEELKKYLAEPALSLTEDPLDWWKFKERDCPLLAKLAKQFLCIPGTSVAAERVFSTAGDVVTAQRSCLSPQHVDQFIFLQKNLQISDC from the exons ATGGGTAAAGAAGATAACCAGATCCATCGCTTGTTTCATTGCAAAAGACCTGCGACCATACAGCACTGTGGAGAGAGAAGGCTTCAGGTTCATGATCAAAACGCTCAACCTCACAGCCCAGAAGGCTCTGAAGCTTGGTACTGTGTCACGGGTGCTGTAGGGAGGATCAGGCGAATCACCGGATACTTCCACAGGAGCGCCATTGCGCGTGAGGCCCTGAAAGCGAGTCAGACTGAGAAAGGGATCACGGATCACAAGTTGATAACCGACGTTACAACCAGGTGGAACAGCGCACACGATATGGTTGAACGGTTTCTGGAGCAGCTGCCTGCTATATGTGCCGCTCTCGTCTTTCCTGGGGTGCGAAAAAATAATACTGCTGACACCTCCACGCTAAGTGATGCAGAAATCAAGTATGCTGAAGACATAGCTATGACACTCAGGCCATTGAAAGATGCCACCAAGATCATGTCAGAGGATTCGTCACCCACACTGTCAGTCATAGCTCCATTGAATGCCCAGCTTCTTCATGACACAGAGGGGGACTTGGCTGACCCCCCACTTGTCCGAGACATCAAACGGGCGGTACATGACGACCTAGCAACAAGATACAGCAGTGAGAAGACTCAAAACCTTCTCCACATTGCCTCTGCACTCGACCCCAGGTTTAAAGCACTGCCTTTCCTTGCTGGAGATGAGCAGCTGGACAACATCCATGCCAGACTGATAACAGAATCTGCAGCGCTCgag GACCAGGTGAGGCCAGGAGAGGCTGACAGCAGTCCTGTGGAGCCAGAGTCAGGCCAAGAAGAAGGCCCTGCCCCAAAAAGAAGAACAACATCTGTCGCAATGGTGAATCTGCTGGGGAAGACATTCACTGAGGTCAGAGTTGCTCCCAAATCAGCCAGTACCAGAGCTGAGGAGGAGCTGAAGAAGTATTTAGCAGAACCTGCACTCTCTCTCACAGAAGACCCCCTTGACTGGTGGAAGTTCAAAGAGAGAGATTGTCCTCTACTAGCCAAATTAGCTAAACAGTTTCTATGTATCCCAGGTACAAGTGTTGCGGCAGAGAGAGTATTCTCCACTGCTGGAGATGTAGTGACAGCGCAGCGGAGCTGTCTATCTCCACAACATGTTGATCAGTTTATTTTCCTGCAAAAGAACCTACAGATTAGTGATTGCTGA
- the LOC133630000 gene encoding lipocalin-like yields the protein MANTLVRMLAALMCTLAAFADIVPVQNFDLQRMAGKWYLVGIATNAPWFVNQRANMKMVTAMVVATDGGDLDLTYSTIKDDGTCWRMTHLAQKTDTPGRFTFHSQVWNNDNDIKIVDIIYDDFALIHNIKTKDDVSEVVDELYSRSTDVSAAHQQKFTDFSSGNGVLPENIVILPKAAECAEA from the exons ATGGCAAACACACTCGTGAGGATGCTGGCCGCACTCATGTGCACACTGGCTGCTTTCGCCGACATTGTGCCCGTTCAGAATTTCGATCTGCAGAGG ATGGCAGGAAAGTGGTACCTGGTTGGCATTGCCACCAACGCCCCTTGGTTTGTCAATCAGAGGGCCAACATGAAGATGGTTACCGCCATGGTTGTGGCGACCGATGGAGGAGACTTGGACCTCACCTACTCCACCATCAA GGACGATGGCACGTGCTGGAGGATGACTCATCTGGCTCAAAAAACTGACACCCCTGGACGCTTCACCTTCCACAGCCAAG tTTGGAACAACGACAACGACATAAAGATCGTTGACATCATCTACGATGACTTCGCTCTGATCCACAACATCAAGACAAAGGACGACGTGTCCGAAGTTGTCGACGAGCTTTACA GTCGTTCTACTGATGTGAGTGCAGCTCATCAGCAGAAGTTCACAGACTTTTCTTCAGGAAATGGAGTCCTGCCTGAAAACATTGTAATTCTGCCCAAAGCTG cTGAATGTGCTGAAGCCTGA